A single genomic interval of Shewanella psychropiezotolerans harbors:
- a CDS encoding malic enzyme-like NAD(P)-binding protein, with translation MSDLKQRALDYHALPTPGKIAIEITTKAETSEDLSLAYSPGVAEPCREIADNIENVYKYTGKGNTVAVISNGSAVLGLGNLGPMASKPVMEGKALLFKRFANIDSFDIEVTHETPEEFINTVASIADTFGGINLEDIKAPDCFIIEKALQERCSIPVFHDDQHGTAIVTSAALLNALEIQDKDIAHVVIVCLGAGAAAIACMELLIQCGAKREKIYMLDTKGVVHSQRTDLNEYKTRFANNTDKRTLDDVIDEADVFIGVSGPNLLSKEKLLKMAERPIVFACSNPDPEIKPELAHSVRDDLIMATGRSDYPNQVNNVLCFPFIFRGALDVRAREINQEMKIAAVHAIRALAKEPVPESVLKASGESALTFSRDYIIPRPMDPRLCNKVAKAVAQAAIDSGVASLPMPEHYNDW, from the coding sequence ATGAGCGATTTAAAACAACGTGCGTTAGATTATCATGCCCTTCCGACTCCAGGGAAAATAGCTATTGAAATAACCACTAAGGCCGAAACTAGCGAAGACTTATCGTTAGCCTATAGCCCAGGTGTTGCTGAACCATGTCGGGAAATAGCCGATAATATTGAAAATGTGTACAAGTACACAGGCAAGGGAAATACTGTAGCAGTCATTTCGAATGGTAGTGCTGTTTTAGGATTAGGTAACTTAGGGCCTATGGCTTCAAAGCCTGTGATGGAAGGTAAGGCGCTATTGTTTAAACGTTTCGCTAATATTGATTCTTTCGATATAGAAGTGACCCATGAGACTCCTGAGGAGTTCATTAACACAGTTGCAAGTATTGCTGACACCTTTGGTGGTATCAATCTCGAGGACATCAAAGCCCCTGATTGTTTCATCATTGAGAAAGCTTTACAGGAGCGCTGTAGCATCCCGGTGTTTCATGATGATCAACACGGAACGGCCATCGTGACATCGGCAGCATTGCTCAATGCGTTAGAGATTCAAGATAAAGATATTGCTCACGTTGTGATTGTTTGTTTAGGTGCAGGGGCTGCGGCAATTGCCTGCATGGAGTTGCTGATTCAATGTGGTGCTAAGCGTGAAAAAATTTATATGTTGGATACCAAAGGGGTTGTTCATTCTCAAAGGACAGATCTCAATGAGTACAAGACTCGGTTTGCTAATAATACGGATAAACGCACTCTTGATGATGTCATCGATGAAGCCGACGTATTTATAGGCGTGTCAGGGCCTAATCTACTCTCTAAAGAAAAGTTATTAAAAATGGCCGAAAGGCCCATTGTATTTGCGTGTTCAAATCCCGATCCAGAAATAAAACCTGAGCTTGCCCATTCAGTCAGGGACGATCTTATTATGGCTACCGGTCGCTCTGATTATCCCAACCAAGTGAATAACGTATTGTGCTTTCCATTTATCTTCAGAGGGGCGTTGGACGTTAGGGCTCGAGAAATAAACCAAGAGATGAAAATCGCTGCGGTGCACGCAATACGCGCTTTAGCGAAAGAACCAGTACCTGAAAGTGTTCTTAAGGCCAGTGGCGAAAGTGCTTTAACCTTCAGCCGTGATTACATCATTCCACGTCCAATGGATCCCAGATTGTGTAACAAAGTCGCTAAAGCCGTCGCGCAAGCTGCTATAGACTCAGGGGTGGCGTCTCTGCCGATGCCAGAGCATTATAATGATTGGTAG
- a CDS encoding outer membrane protein OmpK: MSSALISTSASAELWSNTEVQLQAFGELERVGTGGTADTTIITFQHAGGWEYGDNFFFVDYSRYKVNNNANFPVDDSSEFYGEWYSNFSLGAITGNDLSFGPVKDIGLVAGFNFAPEVDSMWVLPGVRFSLDLPGFAFAQIDVTGYMHQGGGSASSPVFTVVDEDSSFMVDFAWAYPFKLGSTSWSIEGHLEYIDGRQQTSSFGTTDLEYWILFQPQLRLDLGEVLGTKANQLFVGIEYQYWKNKLGENGTDDNTAQFLAVWRF; encoded by the coding sequence GTGTCATCAGCACTAATCTCAACGAGTGCTTCGGCAGAACTCTGGAGCAATACAGAAGTACAATTACAAGCTTTTGGCGAATTAGAGCGAGTGGGTACAGGAGGGACCGCCGATACTACCATTATTACTTTTCAGCACGCTGGAGGCTGGGAATACGGAGATAACTTTTTCTTCGTGGACTACAGTCGCTACAAGGTAAATAACAATGCTAACTTTCCTGTCGATGATAGCAGTGAATTTTATGGCGAGTGGTATTCAAACTTTAGTTTAGGGGCCATTACCGGTAATGACCTCTCTTTTGGTCCAGTAAAAGACATAGGACTAGTGGCTGGTTTTAACTTTGCCCCTGAAGTTGACAGTATGTGGGTATTGCCTGGGGTTAGGTTTTCATTAGATTTGCCAGGCTTTGCTTTTGCGCAAATAGATGTCACAGGTTACATGCATCAAGGTGGTGGTAGCGCCTCCTCTCCTGTTTTTACCGTCGTTGATGAAGACTCAAGCTTTATGGTTGATTTCGCATGGGCATATCCTTTCAAACTAGGTTCAACAAGTTGGAGCATAGAAGGGCACTTAGAATACATCGATGGTCGTCAGCAAACCAGTAGCTTTGGCACTACAGATCTGGAATATTGGATTTTATTCCAGCCGCAGCTTCGATTAGATTTAGGTGAAGTTTTAGGTACCAAAGCAAACCAGCTGTTTGTTGGTATTGAGTACCAATATTGGAAAAACAAGTTAGGTGAGAATGGTACCGATGATAATACTGCGCAATTTTTAGCCGTATGGCGATTCTAA
- a CDS encoding pteridine reductase translates to MKQWALVTGAAKRIGREIAIKLHSSGYNVIIHYGASADAARSLCDELNRAREDSCITAQADLSTEEGINDLVKVTTSFKLSILINNASEFYPTPLQDTQFNDCQRLLAINLLAPYFLAQKLSPLLSKNNGAIINLLDIHGQKPLKDHGIYSISKAGLQMATLSLAQEMGPEIRVNGIAPGAILWPENSQNNAQESIIKQIPLAKCGSPADIANTVQFLVNSSYISGQIIAIDGGRTATGYMGA, encoded by the coding sequence ATGAAGCAATGGGCGTTAGTGACAGGTGCAGCAAAACGAATAGGTCGTGAGATAGCAATAAAATTACACTCTAGTGGCTATAATGTCATCATTCACTACGGAGCTTCTGCCGATGCAGCCAGATCACTGTGTGATGAACTGAACCGAGCCAGGGAAGATTCTTGTATTACAGCGCAAGCCGATCTCTCTACTGAGGAAGGCATAAATGATTTAGTAAAGGTTACGACTAGCTTCAAACTGTCAATTCTCATCAACAACGCATCTGAATTTTACCCTACCCCATTGCAAGACACTCAGTTTAATGACTGCCAGCGTCTATTAGCCATTAACCTTCTAGCGCCCTACTTTCTAGCACAGAAATTATCTCCCTTATTGAGTAAAAATAACGGAGCAATCATTAACTTACTCGATATTCATGGCCAAAAACCGCTTAAAGACCATGGGATATACTCAATATCTAAAGCAGGGTTACAGATGGCTACCTTATCCTTAGCGCAAGAGATGGGCCCCGAGATTAGAGTCAATGGCATAGCGCCTGGTGCAATTCTATGGCCAGAAAACAGTCAAAACAATGCTCAAGAATCTATAATTAAACAGATCCCTTTGGCTAAATGCGGTTCACCAGCAGACATTGCAAACACGGTTCAATTTCTAGTTAATAGCAGTTATATATCAGGACAGATTATCGCTATAGATGGCGGCCGCACAGCGACTGGGTACATGGGAGCATAA
- the thrS gene encoding threonine--tRNA ligase — protein sequence MPVITLPDGSKREFANPVSTLDVAADIGPGLAKACIAGRVNGELKDACDIIDTDSELSIITAKDDEGVQILRHSCAHLLGHAFKQLWPEAKMAIGPVIDNGFYYDIDLEHKLTQEDIDALQKRMTQLAKTNYKVEKKVGSWQVARDTFEARGETYKMAILDENISQDDQPALYHHEEYVDMCRGPHVPNMRFCQNFKLMSVAGAYWRGNSDNKMLQRVYGTAWADKKALKVHLNRLEEAAKRDHRKIGKQLDLYHMQEEAPGMVFWHNDGWRLFLELETFIRQKLGQYTYQEVKGPLMMDRVLWERSGHWDKYSEAMFTTKSENREYAIKPMNCPGHVQIFNQGLKSYRDLPLRMAEFGCCHRNEPSGSLHGLMRVRGFTQDDAHVFCTEAQVQQEVSACIQMVYDTYETFGFKNIVVKLSTRPEQRIGDDEMWDRAEEALKQALVANDIEFEILPGEGAFYGPKIEFTLHDCLDRAWQCGTVQLDYALPGRLGATYVAEDNSRQTPVMIHRAILGSLERFLGILIEEYAGKFPTWLAPMQVVVMNITDKQSDYAHEVVNLLKENGIRASKDLRNEKIGFKIREHTLRRVPYLLVVGDQEMENKEVAVRTRDGVDLGKMRIEDFAAKINKQISLRSLILLED from the coding sequence ATGCCTGTTATTACACTTCCTGATGGAAGCAAACGTGAGTTTGCTAACCCTGTTTCTACTTTAGATGTTGCCGCCGACATTGGCCCTGGTCTTGCGAAAGCTTGTATTGCCGGTCGAGTGAACGGTGAGCTTAAAGATGCTTGTGACATTATAGACACAGATTCTGAGTTATCGATCATCACAGCGAAAGACGACGAGGGTGTACAAATACTTCGTCATTCATGTGCTCATCTACTCGGTCATGCATTCAAGCAATTATGGCCAGAAGCTAAGATGGCTATCGGTCCGGTTATTGATAATGGTTTCTATTATGATATCGATCTTGAGCACAAGCTGACCCAGGAAGACATAGATGCGCTGCAGAAGCGCATGACTCAACTTGCAAAAACAAACTATAAAGTTGAGAAAAAAGTGGGGAGCTGGCAAGTCGCCCGCGACACATTTGAAGCGCGCGGCGAAACATACAAGATGGCCATCTTGGATGAGAACATAAGTCAAGATGACCAGCCAGCGTTATATCATCATGAAGAATATGTCGATATGTGCCGCGGACCTCATGTACCAAACATGAGATTTTGTCAAAACTTCAAGTTGATGAGCGTTGCTGGGGCATATTGGCGCGGTAACTCTGATAACAAGATGTTGCAACGTGTCTATGGTACGGCATGGGCAGATAAGAAAGCCCTTAAGGTACACCTGAATCGCTTGGAAGAAGCGGCTAAGCGCGACCACCGTAAGATAGGCAAACAACTCGATTTGTATCATATGCAAGAAGAAGCACCTGGAATGGTGTTTTGGCATAATGATGGTTGGAGGTTATTTCTCGAGCTTGAGACATTCATTCGTCAAAAGCTAGGTCAGTACACCTATCAGGAAGTGAAAGGTCCGTTAATGATGGATCGTGTACTTTGGGAACGTTCCGGTCACTGGGATAAGTATTCAGAGGCCATGTTCACCACTAAGTCTGAAAATCGTGAGTACGCAATTAAGCCGATGAACTGTCCGGGTCACGTACAGATCTTTAACCAAGGCCTTAAATCATATCGCGATCTTCCATTGCGTATGGCTGAGTTCGGTTGTTGTCATCGTAATGAACCATCGGGTTCACTCCATGGCCTAATGCGTGTTCGTGGTTTCACTCAAGATGATGCCCATGTTTTCTGTACAGAAGCTCAGGTACAGCAAGAAGTCAGTGCTTGTATCCAGATGGTGTACGATACTTACGAAACATTCGGCTTTAAAAATATTGTCGTTAAACTCTCGACTCGTCCTGAGCAGCGTATCGGTGATGATGAGATGTGGGACAGAGCCGAAGAAGCGCTTAAACAAGCCCTGGTCGCCAATGACATAGAATTTGAGATCTTACCCGGAGAAGGCGCCTTCTACGGACCTAAGATTGAGTTCACATTACATGACTGCCTGGATCGTGCTTGGCAGTGTGGTACGGTTCAACTCGATTATGCGCTTCCTGGTCGTTTAGGTGCTACTTATGTTGCCGAAGATAACAGTCGACAAACGCCGGTGATGATTCATCGTGCGATATTAGGTTCACTAGAGCGATTCTTGGGTATTCTTATCGAAGAGTATGCGGGTAAATTTCCGACTTGGTTAGCGCCGATGCAAGTCGTCGTCATGAACATTACTGACAAACAGTCAGATTATGCCCATGAAGTCGTCAATTTATTAAAAGAAAACGGAATTCGTGCTTCTAAAGACTTGAGAAATGAGAAGATAGGCTTTAAAATACGTGAGCACACCTTAAGGCGTGTTCCTTATTTATTGGTCGTTGGTGATCAAGAAATGGAAAATAAGGAAGTTGCGGTGCGAACCAGAGATGGTGTTGATTTAGGCAAAATGCGGATCGAAGATTTCGCGGCCAAAATCAATAAACAAATTTCGCTCCGTAGTCTCATTTTGTTGGAGGATTAG
- a CDS encoding CPXCG motif-containing cysteine-rich protein, with amino-acid sequence MKFSTQTISCPHCGHHQHIDVDGTCGDQDYYDDCRICCNPIHLRLHLDEARHKIELYIDSGDEQIY; translated from the coding sequence ATGAAATTTTCCACTCAAACAATCAGTTGCCCCCACTGTGGGCACCATCAACATATCGATGTCGATGGCACCTGCGGTGATCAAGATTACTATGATGATTGCCGGATCTGTTGTAATCCAATACATCTAAGGCTTCACCTCGATGAGGCTCGCCATAAAATAGAGTTGTATATTGATTCAGGTGACGAACAGATATACTGA
- a CDS encoding riboflavin synthase subunit alpha: MFTGIVQATCEVVAINKKDGLNTLEIAMEPELREGLITGASVANNGVCLTVTRIEDDRVFFDVMEETLSVTNLTKLQVGSQVNIERSLTFGREIGGHILSGHIHTQARVCGLSNTSEHFNIELEVDKKWMNYILYKGFVGINGCSLTVGATTANSFMLHLIPETLKLTNLDLLELGDKLNIEIDSQTQAIVDTVERVLAQRGLTDSLNSSC, from the coding sequence ATGTTTACAGGTATAGTTCAAGCCACGTGCGAAGTGGTTGCGATAAATAAGAAAGATGGCTTAAATACGCTAGAGATCGCTATGGAACCCGAGTTACGTGAAGGGCTCATAACAGGCGCAAGTGTTGCGAACAACGGGGTCTGTTTAACGGTTACACGAATTGAAGATGATAGGGTTTTTTTCGATGTAATGGAAGAGACATTGAGTGTGACGAACCTCACAAAATTACAAGTTGGTTCACAAGTGAACATAGAACGCTCGCTTACATTTGGTCGTGAGATTGGAGGACATATTCTCTCTGGCCATATCCATACTCAAGCAAGAGTTTGTGGCCTCAGTAACACAAGCGAACATTTCAATATCGAGCTCGAAGTCGATAAAAAATGGATGAATTACATTCTTTATAAAGGCTTCGTGGGTATTAATGGTTGCAGCCTTACGGTAGGGGCGACTACCGCAAATAGCTTTATGCTGCATTTAATCCCAGAGACGTTAAAACTGACTAATCTGGATTTGCTTGAGCTGGGGGATAAGCTCAATATAGAGATAGACAGTCAAACACAGGCCATCGTTGATACCGTTGAGCGTGTGCTGGCACAAAGAGGGCTTACAGACTCATTAAATTCATCTTGTTAA
- a CDS encoding GlcG/HbpS family heme-binding protein: protein MLTLNRLNQAEAKLIIEGAVDKAKSLGVPMCISVVDESGSLIAFERMDGGKIHSIILSQDKAFTAASARKATHEVNQACVPGHDNQLFGIHTALGGRFCIVGGGLPITFDGKVIGGIGVSSGAPRQDLDCAQAGVDTFNQFSSQADS, encoded by the coding sequence ATGTTAACCCTAAATAGATTAAATCAAGCGGAAGCAAAACTGATCATTGAAGGTGCTGTAGATAAAGCAAAGTCATTGGGGGTACCTATGTGCATTTCTGTTGTCGATGAGTCCGGAAGTTTAATCGCCTTTGAGCGTATGGATGGCGGTAAAATACACAGTATAATTCTTTCTCAAGATAAGGCATTCACAGCAGCATCGGCTCGTAAGGCGACCCATGAAGTCAATCAAGCCTGTGTCCCTGGGCATGACAATCAACTGTTTGGTATTCATACGGCCCTAGGAGGTCGTTTTTGTATCGTAGGAGGAGGCTTACCTATTACATTTGATGGCAAGGTGATCGGTGGGATAGGAGTAAGTTCAGGTGCCCCTAGGCAAGACTTAGATTGTGCTCAAGCTGGAGTCGATACTTTTAATCAATTTTCTTCTCAAGCGGATAGCTAA
- a CDS encoding pyridoxal-phosphate-dependent aminotransferase family protein, translating to MNFQSFIPPRRILMGPGPSDISPEVLASLSRPVIGHLDPLFVGMMDEVKTLLQYAFQTKNEFTIALSAPGSAGMEACFVNLVEAGDKVIVCRNGVFGDRMIQNVTRIGAEAIVVDSPWGRAVEVDKVEQALIANPDAKFLAFVHAETSTGAVSDAKALCALAQEHNCLSIVDAVTSLGGIELRVDEWGIDAIYSGSQKCLSCVPGLSPISFSEKAVNVIKERKTQIQSWFLDQSLVMGYWSGKGKRSYHHTAPVNSLYGLHESLIQLQNEGIENRWARHQTQHETLAKGLKKLGIEFIVPEEERLPQLNAIYIPKGADDVKVRDYLLNHYNLEIGAGLGDFAGKAWRIGIMGYAARSENVALCLTALEDALNQ from the coding sequence ATGAATTTTCAATCATTTATCCCTCCACGTAGGATCTTAATGGGCCCTGGTCCCTCAGACATTAGCCCTGAAGTTCTCGCTTCACTATCGAGGCCAGTAATTGGTCATTTAGACCCACTGTTTGTTGGCATGATGGATGAAGTAAAAACCTTACTTCAGTATGCTTTTCAAACCAAAAATGAATTTACTATTGCCCTGTCAGCTCCAGGCTCTGCAGGCATGGAAGCTTGTTTTGTTAACTTAGTTGAAGCGGGTGATAAGGTCATAGTCTGCCGTAACGGTGTGTTTGGTGATCGTATGATCCAAAATGTCACCAGAATCGGCGCAGAAGCTATAGTGGTCGACTCTCCTTGGGGACGAGCTGTAGAAGTCGATAAGGTAGAGCAAGCATTAATAGCCAACCCAGATGCTAAATTTTTAGCCTTTGTTCATGCTGAAACCTCTACAGGAGCTGTATCTGATGCCAAGGCCTTATGTGCCTTGGCACAAGAGCACAACTGCTTATCCATTGTTGATGCAGTAACATCCCTAGGCGGTATCGAGCTTAGAGTTGATGAATGGGGTATAGATGCTATTTATTCCGGCTCACAAAAATGTTTATCTTGTGTCCCTGGCTTATCCCCTATCTCATTCAGTGAAAAAGCGGTGAATGTGATCAAAGAGCGTAAGACACAAATTCAAAGTTGGTTTTTAGATCAATCACTTGTGATGGGCTATTGGTCTGGTAAGGGTAAGCGAAGCTATCACCACACAGCCCCTGTAAATTCATTATATGGTCTGCATGAATCATTGATTCAATTGCAAAATGAAGGCATTGAAAATCGCTGGGCACGTCATCAAACTCAACATGAAACGCTCGCTAAGGGTCTAAAGAAACTGGGAATAGAATTTATAGTCCCAGAAGAAGAGCGCCTCCCCCAGCTAAATGCTATCTACATCCCAAAGGGTGCTGATGATGTGAAGGTAAGAGACTACCTACTGAACCACTATAACCTCGAAATTGGCGCTGGCTTAGGTGACTTTGCAGGTAAAGCTTGGCGCATCGGAATCATGGGTTATGCCGCTAGAAGTGAGAACGTTGCACTATGCTTAACTGCCCTGGAAGATGCGTTGAACCAGTAA
- the infC gene encoding translation initiation factor IF-3 — protein sequence MKIKKTAGRQAAPNRINELITGVQQVRLNGLEGEPIGVVSISEAQELADEAGVDLVEISPNAEPPVCRIMDYGKFLFDKAKAQKEQKKKQKIVQVKEVKFRPGTDENDYQVKLRNLNRFLTDGDKAKVTLRFRGREMAHQNLGMKLLNRIKDDLAEIAVVESFPKMEGRQAVMVLAPKKK from the coding sequence ATAAAGATCAAAAAAACAGCAGGGCGCCAGGCGGCCCCGAATAGAATAAACGAACTCATCACAGGTGTACAACAAGTACGTTTGAACGGTCTTGAAGGTGAGCCTATTGGAGTAGTATCAATTAGTGAAGCACAGGAACTGGCTGATGAAGCAGGTGTAGATCTCGTTGAAATTAGTCCTAACGCTGAGCCGCCGGTTTGCCGTATAATGGATTACGGAAAGTTCCTTTTTGATAAAGCGAAAGCTCAGAAAGAACAAAAAAAGAAGCAGAAAATCGTGCAGGTGAAGGAAGTTAAATTCCGTCCCGGTACCGATGAAAACGATTATCAGGTAAAACTACGCAACCTGAATCGTTTTCTAACTGACGGTGACAAAGCGAAAGTAACGCTGCGTTTCCGTGGTCGTGAGATGGCTCACCAAAATCTTGGTATGAAACTTTTGAATCGTATTAAAGATGATTTGGCTGAGATAGCAGTAGTTGAGTCCTTCCCGAAAATGGAAGGTCGCCAAGCTGTGATGGTACTCGCACCGAAAAAGAAATAG
- a CDS encoding MATE family efflux transporter gives MNQFGFQAKRLVQLALPVLIAQVTQTMMGFIDTVMAGRVSAVDMAAVAIGTSLWLPALLFVQGLLLAFTPVFAHHHGANNQKAIQPLAFQAAYIAIIGSLGVILFLSFAENIFTMMQLDPELASLSIGYLDGFAWGVPAFVLYQVLRGCSEGISYTLPTMVIGFVGLAVNIPANYIFIYGHLGIEPMGGAGCGIATALVFWAMLIAMVIYMQLHKRFKELAPFKSFHKPHWHTIWDMTKHGFPIAMALFFEVSLFAIIALLLAPLGANVVAGHQIAMNFSSIVFMIPLSIGIAVSIRVGYYLGQDKSEISALITKVGLIISFSLAMLTAIITVLFRTKIAHLYNSNPEVVTLAGSLMFFAALYQLSDSVQVVAAGALRGYKDTRSALYITLVSYWGIGMVIGYILARTDIVVPAMGAQGFWIGLIAGLTSAAILFALRLRYIQKSGFKKAALEDNPAQ, from the coding sequence ATGAATCAATTCGGCTTTCAGGCCAAACGCTTAGTACAACTCGCACTACCTGTACTCATAGCCCAAGTGACGCAAACTATGATGGGCTTTATCGACACGGTTATGGCGGGTCGAGTCAGTGCAGTCGATATGGCTGCCGTTGCAATAGGAACTAGCTTGTGGTTGCCAGCATTGCTATTCGTTCAGGGGTTACTACTCGCGTTTACCCCCGTGTTTGCCCATCATCATGGGGCAAACAACCAAAAAGCAATACAACCTCTCGCCTTTCAAGCTGCTTATATTGCCATAATTGGTAGCCTAGGTGTGATCCTGTTTCTCAGTTTTGCTGAAAACATCTTTACCATGATGCAATTAGACCCGGAACTGGCGAGTCTTAGTATTGGATATCTCGATGGATTCGCCTGGGGCGTACCTGCATTTGTTCTTTATCAGGTGCTGAGAGGTTGCAGCGAAGGGATCTCCTATACACTACCGACTATGGTAATAGGTTTTGTCGGTTTGGCAGTTAACATCCCGGCTAACTATATCTTTATCTATGGCCACTTAGGCATAGAGCCTATGGGTGGTGCTGGCTGCGGTATTGCGACAGCCTTAGTTTTCTGGGCTATGCTGATTGCTATGGTCATCTATATGCAACTGCATAAACGTTTTAAAGAATTAGCTCCCTTTAAGTCTTTCCATAAACCACATTGGCATACAATTTGGGATATGACTAAGCATGGTTTTCCCATTGCAATGGCACTTTTCTTCGAAGTCAGCCTATTTGCCATTATTGCCCTCCTGCTTGCTCCACTCGGGGCTAATGTCGTTGCAGGACATCAAATTGCAATGAACTTCTCATCTATCGTATTCATGATACCTCTTTCAATTGGTATCGCAGTCTCGATACGTGTCGGTTATTATTTAGGCCAAGATAAGAGTGAGATTTCGGCACTGATAACTAAAGTAGGTTTAATCATCTCCTTCAGTCTAGCCATGCTGACTGCAATTATTACGGTGCTTTTCAGGACAAAGATAGCCCATCTATATAATAGTAACCCCGAGGTGGTCACTTTAGCCGGAAGCTTGATGTTCTTTGCCGCACTTTATCAATTATCAGACTCGGTACAAGTTGTAGCCGCCGGAGCATTACGTGGCTACAAGGATACTCGCAGTGCCCTTTATATTACATTAGTCTCTTATTGGGGGATCGGCATGGTTATAGGTTACATACTTGCCAGAACAGATATTGTGGTCCCAGCCATGGGCGCTCAAGGATTCTGGATCGGATTAATAGCAGGGCTTACAAGTGCGGCAATATTATTTGCCCTAAGATTACGTTATATCCAGAAATCAGGTTTCAAGAAAGCGGCTTTAGAAGATAACCCAGCGCAGTAA
- a CDS encoding NCS2 family permease → MEQVSKTYDKQDSAGGILERIFKLSAHNTTVKTELLAGLTTFVTMSYIMFLNPIIMSKTGMPFDGLFLATCLGAAIATILMGFYANWPVGLAPGMGLNAFFTFTVVGSLGYTWEIALGAVFLSGVMFVLMSVTRLREWMLDSIPMSLRLAMTAGVGLFLGFIGLRFTGIVVADADNIVALADMTHFGFGQFGPEAPALGFFSFLLIAVLSYRNVFGAILIGIATTTFIAFAMTWVLPTDFFVVSEAAKSFAPASGFVSYTGLMAVPEFSSLEPILWKADIAGAFQVALIPVIVTFLFVNIFDTAGTLMGVAERANLQDENGKIEGLSKSLKADSIASVIGTGFGCPPVTSYVESAAGVAVGGRTGLTAVAIGLLFAAGVFFLPLAQMLPGFAVDGALIYVAMLMMSSLKGLDWDDLTEYAPAVCTTIMMTLTFSIANGIAFGFITYTVLKLGAGKSNQVSKGVWALTLLFVAKFIFLP, encoded by the coding sequence ATGGAACAGGTTAGTAAAACGTACGATAAACAAGATAGTGCTGGTGGGATCTTAGAGCGTATATTCAAGCTTTCTGCGCATAATACCACGGTAAAAACTGAGCTTTTGGCGGGGCTTACCACCTTCGTTACAATGTCTTACATCATGTTTTTAAATCCTATTATTATGTCTAAAACAGGTATGCCCTTCGATGGACTGTTCCTTGCGACTTGCCTAGGTGCGGCTATTGCAACGATTCTTATGGGGTTTTATGCAAACTGGCCAGTGGGCCTCGCTCCTGGGATGGGACTCAATGCTTTCTTCACTTTCACTGTGGTGGGCTCCTTGGGGTATACCTGGGAAATTGCATTAGGCGCCGTTTTTCTCTCAGGTGTCATGTTTGTATTGATGAGTGTCACGCGTCTCAGGGAATGGATGTTAGACAGTATCCCTATGAGTCTGAGACTCGCTATGACAGCCGGTGTGGGGCTTTTTCTTGGCTTCATCGGTTTGCGCTTCACTGGCATCGTCGTTGCAGACGCTGATAACATAGTCGCGCTTGCTGACATGACCCATTTCGGTTTCGGCCAGTTTGGCCCAGAAGCACCGGCTTTAGGTTTCTTTAGTTTCTTATTGATAGCAGTGCTTAGCTACCGTAACGTTTTTGGTGCTATTTTAATTGGTATTGCGACAACGACATTTATTGCTTTTGCTATGACCTGGGTTTTACCCACCGACTTCTTTGTGGTTTCAGAAGCGGCTAAGTCTTTCGCTCCTGCTTCTGGTTTTGTTAGTTACACAGGTTTGATGGCCGTACCTGAGTTCTCTTCTCTTGAACCTATTTTGTGGAAGGCTGACATTGCTGGCGCGTTTCAAGTCGCATTAATTCCTGTCATTGTGACTTTCCTGTTTGTTAATATTTTCGATACTGCAGGTACCTTGATGGGGGTTGCCGAACGTGCAAACCTGCAAGATGAAAATGGTAAAATTGAAGGGCTAAGCAAATCGTTAAAAGCTGACTCTATCGCATCTGTCATTGGTACTGGTTTTGGCTGTCCACCAGTCACTTCTTATGTTGAATCTGCTGCGGGTGTTGCCGTTGGCGGGCGTACGGGTCTAACGGCTGTTGCTATTGGTTTGTTATTTGCTGCGGGAGTGTTTTTTCTCCCCCTTGCGCAGATGCTACCAGGTTTCGCGGTTGATGGTGCACTCATCTACGTTGCTATGTTAATGATGAGCTCTCTTAAAGGACTAGACTGGGATGATCTAACTGAATACGCGCCAGCTGTTTGTACGACTATCATGATGACGTTAACTTTCTCTATCGCTAACGGTATCGCTTTTGGCTTTATCACTTACACTGTCCTGAAACTCGGTGCCGGTAAGTCAAATCAAGTCTCTAAGGGGGTTTGGGCGCTTACCTTGCTCTTCGTTGCTAAGTTTATCTTCTTACCTTAA